Proteins encoded by one window of Syntrophales bacterium:
- a CDS encoding zinc ribbon domain-containing protein, with protein sequence MENRAFSDVSYKQFLNEDKLMGCKCKGCGALYLPPRPICIECYSSEMEWVEMKGKGKLAAFTAIHVGPPSMVAEGFNRKNPYCVGVVEFEEGV encoded by the coding sequence ATGGAGAATAGAGCTTTTAGTGACGTATCGTATAAACAGTTTCTTAACGAAGATAAACTGATGGGCTGTAAGTGCAAGGGTTGCGGCGCCCTTTATCTCCCTCCCCGCCCCATTTGCATAGAATGTTACTCTTCGGAGATGGAATGGGTGGAAATGAAGGGCAAGGGGAAATTGGCTGCCTTTACCGCCATCCATGTTGGCCCCCCTTCGATGGTAGCAGAGGGTTTCAACAGGAAGAATCCTTACTGTGTCGGTGTTGTGGAGTTTGAAGAGGGGGT